A region from the Salidesulfovibrio onnuriiensis genome encodes:
- a CDS encoding YidH family protein, translating into MSKTQYELHDSTELARERTRLANKRTFLAWVRTALTFMTFGFLLEKVDAYLGSTHLTAQAMHEIGTLGLSSFIVGPLMVLAAGWQYYRLEKKLGFESFLHYLLPEFVVFIAVSGVALYMAFTH; encoded by the coding sequence ATGAGCAAAACGCAGTACGAATTGCACGATTCGACCGAGCTTGCCAGGGAGCGCACGCGGCTGGCCAACAAGCGGACCTTTCTGGCCTGGGTGCGCACGGCGCTCACGTTCATGACCTTCGGGTTTCTGCTGGAAAAGGTGGACGCCTATCTGGGCTCCACCCACCTCACCGCCCAGGCCATGCACGAGATCGGCACCCTGGGGCTTTCCTCCTTCATTGTCGGCCCGCTCATGGTGCTGGCCGCCGGATGGCAATACTACCGCCTGGAAAAAAAACTCGGTTTCGAAAGCTTTCTGCACTATCTCCTGCCGGAATTCGTCGTCTTCATCGCGGTTTCGGGCGTTGCCCTGTACATGGCCTTCACCCATTAG
- a CDS encoding bifunctional aspartate transaminase/aspartate 4-decarboxylase, which produces MSSRNNVPEFIHKHAEEAKQGGLSRRDFLRMAAVFGLSVSMAGNLIGLTTDEARAAADFDWDALAKESPFEIKNLLIDLAKKDCGAGCNFINAGRGNPNFLNTTARKAFGLFTIFAAEAAEKGSQYPDIGYRRSKAGLGAELDAFLKKHKDADGAQFLGQAMQYAEKNMSMDADEVVYELVDAIQGDFYPDPPRILPVTEKISNAYLNKIVFSGKPHPGQFSLFATEGATGAMIYLFNSLKENFVLKPGDKVAIVTPIFSPYLELPVLKDYGLVPVLLEYDRGKPWKPGNDELKRIADKGVKALYMVNPTNPTSMSMDAETVKNIAATVRKDNPDMVVISDTVYASFVEEFNTLCSIIPENCLGVYSYSKYFGVTGWRLGVVMINKDCVVDKIIAGLSKTEKKALADRYKITSTKPDTLTFRERLEMDSRQVALAHTGGLSCPQQAAMCFFSLFELLDPKYIYKGHIRAILKERWDALFNGLGIAVPDGKDLTRYYALFDVLDLAKHYYGQQFADSLPKNHHYLEFTFDLARRQHVVCLPGAGFAGPNWSSRVALANIGTQDCTDIAAAMKAVLKYYYDEWKKA; this is translated from the coding sequence ATGTCGAGCCGGAACAACGTCCCCGAATTCATCCACAAACATGCCGAAGAGGCCAAACAAGGCGGACTGAGCCGCCGCGATTTCCTACGCATGGCCGCCGTGTTCGGCCTGAGCGTTTCCATGGCCGGGAATCTCATCGGCCTCACCACCGACGAGGCCCGCGCCGCCGCAGACTTCGACTGGGACGCCCTGGCCAAGGAAAGTCCGTTCGAGATCAAGAACCTGCTCATCGATCTGGCCAAGAAGGACTGCGGCGCTGGTTGCAACTTCATCAACGCCGGGCGCGGCAACCCCAACTTCCTGAACACCACGGCCCGCAAGGCCTTCGGGCTGTTCACCATCTTCGCGGCCGAGGCCGCCGAAAAAGGGTCCCAATACCCGGACATCGGCTACCGCCGCAGCAAGGCGGGCCTCGGAGCCGAGCTCGACGCCTTCCTGAAAAAGCACAAGGATGCGGACGGGGCGCAGTTCCTCGGGCAGGCCATGCAATACGCCGAAAAGAACATGAGCATGGACGCGGACGAGGTGGTCTACGAACTGGTGGACGCCATCCAGGGCGACTTCTACCCGGACCCGCCGCGCATCCTGCCCGTGACCGAGAAAATCTCCAACGCCTACCTGAACAAGATCGTGTTCTCGGGCAAGCCCCACCCGGGCCAATTCAGCCTGTTCGCCACCGAGGGAGCCACCGGGGCCATGATCTACCTGTTCAATTCGCTGAAAGAAAACTTCGTGCTCAAGCCCGGCGACAAGGTGGCCATTGTCACGCCCATCTTCTCGCCCTACCTGGAGCTGCCCGTGCTCAAGGATTACGGCCTGGTGCCGGTGCTGCTTGAATACGACCGGGGCAAGCCCTGGAAGCCGGGAAACGACGAGCTGAAAAGGATCGCAGACAAGGGCGTCAAGGCGCTGTACATGGTCAACCCCACCAACCCAACGTCCATGTCCATGGACGCCGAGACCGTCAAGAACATCGCCGCTACCGTGCGCAAGGACAACCCGGACATGGTGGTCATCTCGGACACGGTCTACGCAAGCTTTGTGGAGGAATTCAACACCCTGTGCAGCATCATCCCCGAGAACTGCCTGGGCGTGTATTCCTATTCCAAGTACTTCGGTGTCACGGGCTGGCGGCTCGGCGTGGTCATGATCAACAAGGACTGCGTGGTGGACAAAATTATTGCAGGGCTCTCCAAGACCGAGAAAAAAGCCCTGGCCGACCGCTACAAGATCACCAGCACCAAGCCCGACACCCTCACCTTCCGGGAACGCCTGGAAATGGACAGCCGCCAAGTGGCCCTGGCGCACACGGGCGGGCTCTCCTGCCCGCAGCAGGCCGCCATGTGCTTCTTCTCGCTCTTCGAGCTGCTGGATCCCAAATACATCTACAAGGGGCACATCCGCGCCATCCTCAAGGAACGCTGGGACGCCCTGTTCAACGGCCTGGGAATCGCCGTGCCGGACGGCAAGGACCTGACTCGCTACTACGCGCTCTTCGACGTGCTGGATCTGGCCAAACACTATTACGGCCAGCAGTTCGCGGATTCCCTGCCCAAGAACCATCACTACCTGGAATTCACCTTCGACCTGGCGCGGCGGCAGCACGTGGTCTGCCTGCCCGGGGCCGGATTCGCCGGGCCGAACTGGTCCTCGCGTGTGGCGCTGGCCAACATCGGCACCCAGGACTGCACCGACATCGCCGCAGCCATGAAGGCGGTGCTCAAGTACTATTACGACGAGTGGAAAAAGGCGTAG
- the typA gene encoding translational GTPase TypA, whose translation MTQKARNEQLRNIAIIAHVDHGKTTLVDAMFKQSGLFREGQEVDDRIMDSMDLERERGITIAAKNCSVVWKDVKINIIDTPGHADFGGEVERSLSMADGAILLVDASEGPLPQTRFVLKKALDQGLTIAVVINKVDRQDARPDEVLNEIYDLFIDLDATEDQLDFPLLYAIGRDGIAMEGPDERGENLHILLDMIVDKIPGPAYDPAEPFQMLVSDLSYSDYVGRLAIGKIYHGDVKDQDTLVRIGESGQPKQLKVTKLQTYDGPIMVPTDSAQPGDIVVLAGIEDVKIGDTICNKEAPKALPRITVDEPTVSMKFSINTSPLAGQEGKLVQGTKIRERLHRETLLNVAIQVEDTEYRDAFLVKGRGEFQMAILVETMRREGFELSVGRPEVIYRNEDGKKLEPIEHLYVDCDEVFMGVVTEKLSARKARMTNMVNHGTGRVRIEFSVPSRSLIGYRDEFLTDTKGTGIMNSYLEGYGEYRGEFPSRYTGSIVADRAGKGVAYGIFNLEPRGQMFVVPGDPLYEGLIVGEHNRENDINVNPAKEKKLTNMRASGKDEAVILTPVKPMTLERALNFIREDELVEVTPQSIRLRKAELSAQVRHRQEGKRKKAAQ comes from the coding sequence ATGACCCAAAAGGCCCGTAACGAACAGCTTCGCAATATTGCCATCATCGCCCACGTCGACCATGGGAAAACCACGCTGGTGGATGCCATGTTCAAGCAGTCCGGCCTGTTCCGCGAAGGACAGGAAGTGGACGACCGCATCATGGATTCCATGGACCTCGAACGGGAGCGCGGCATCACCATCGCCGCCAAGAACTGTTCGGTTGTCTGGAAGGACGTCAAGATCAACATCATCGACACCCCGGGCCACGCCGACTTCGGCGGCGAGGTGGAGCGTTCCCTGTCCATGGCCGACGGCGCCATCCTGCTGGTGGACGCCTCCGAAGGCCCCCTGCCCCAGACCCGGTTCGTGCTCAAAAAGGCGCTGGACCAGGGCCTGACCATCGCCGTGGTCATCAACAAGGTGGACCGCCAGGACGCGCGTCCCGACGAAGTGCTCAACGAAATCTACGACCTGTTCATCGACCTGGACGCAACCGAGGACCAGCTCGACTTCCCGCTGCTCTACGCCATCGGCCGCGACGGCATCGCCATGGAAGGCCCGGACGAGCGCGGCGAAAACCTGCACATCCTGCTGGACATGATCGTGGACAAGATCCCCGGCCCGGCATATGACCCGGCGGAACCGTTCCAGATGCTCGTTTCCGACCTGAGCTACTCCGACTACGTGGGCCGTCTGGCCATCGGCAAGATCTACCACGGCGACGTCAAGGACCAGGACACCCTGGTGCGTATCGGCGAGAGCGGCCAGCCCAAGCAGCTCAAGGTCACCAAGCTCCAGACCTACGACGGCCCGATCATGGTGCCCACCGACTCCGCCCAGCCCGGCGACATCGTGGTGCTGGCCGGCATCGAGGACGTCAAGATCGGCGACACCATCTGCAACAAGGAAGCCCCCAAGGCCCTGCCGCGAATCACCGTGGACGAGCCCACGGTCTCCATGAAATTCTCCATCAACACCTCGCCCCTGGCCGGACAGGAAGGCAAGCTGGTGCAGGGCACCAAGATCCGCGAGCGCCTGCACCGCGAGACCCTGCTCAACGTGGCCATCCAGGTCGAGGACACCGAATACCGCGACGCGTTCCTGGTCAAGGGCCGCGGCGAATTCCAGATGGCCATCCTGGTCGAAACCATGCGCCGCGAAGGCTTCGAGCTTTCCGTGGGCCGTCCCGAGGTCATCTACAGGAACGAGGACGGCAAGAAGCTGGAACCCATCGAGCACCTCTACGTGGACTGCGACGAAGTCTTCATGGGCGTGGTCACCGAAAAGCTCTCGGCCCGCAAGGCGCGCATGACCAACATGGTCAACCACGGCACCGGCCGGGTGCGCATCGAGTTCTCGGTGCCGTCCCGTTCGCTCATCGGCTACCGCGACGAATTCCTGACCGACACCAAGGGCACCGGCATCATGAACTCCTACCTGGAGGGATACGGCGAGTACCGTGGCGAGTTCCCGTCCCGCTACACCGGCTCCATCGTGGCCGACCGCGCGGGCAAGGGCGTGGCCTACGGCATCTTCAACCTGGAGCCGCGCGGCCAGATGTTCGTCGTGCCCGGCGATCCCCTCTATGAAGGGCTCATCGTGGGCGAGCACAACCGCGAGAACGACATCAACGTGAACCCGGCCAAGGAAAAGAAGCTCACCAACATGCGCGCTTCCGGCAAGGACGAGGCCGTAATCCTCACCCCCGTCAAGCCCATGACCCTGGAGCGGGCGCTCAACTTCATCCGCGAGGACGAACTCGTTGAGGTCACCCCCCAGTCCATCCGCCTGCGCAAGGCCGAGCTTTCCGCCCAGGTGCGCCACCGCCAGGAAGGCAAGCGCAAGAAAGCCGCGCAATAA